In the genome of Limisphaerales bacterium, the window CCGTCGTGCCCCAAGATAAAGCCCGCATCCGCACCCAAATCTCCGCCGCGCACACCCGGGAAGATCTCGAATTCGCCATCGCCAAGTTCGGCGAGGTGAAAACTGAAATGGGGATTTAATGACCAAACCCCAATGACCAAACCCCAAGGAATGACCAAATCCCAATTCCTCAAAATTACACCGGCGATTCGGGATTTGCACATTGGGATTTCCTTGGGATTTGGTCATTGGTCATTGGGACTTTCCCCGTCATTGGGACTTTGAAAAAATGAA includes:
- a CDS encoding 2-amino-3-ketobutyrate CoA ligase; protein product: VVPQDKARIRTQISAAHTREDLEFAIAKFGEVKTEMGI